The following are encoded in a window of Rosa chinensis cultivar Old Blush chromosome 4, RchiOBHm-V2, whole genome shotgun sequence genomic DNA:
- the LOC112196881 gene encoding tRNA nucleotidyltransferase cca2 isoform X1 — MAFLFSHRALLLQKALPFHPFPQGARLKATFSVGVPFGLSPKSRQKGTLQGTRLSGSEGATMVMSTPTLHVRDTIELDETEEKIFERLLGTLDHYGLKTELRVAGGWVRDKLLGKECKDIDIALKDMMGSKFVEKVRDYLLSVGEEVQGIAIIPSNPDQSKHLETARMRILNVWVDFVNLRCEEYSDDSRIPTMQKYGTPEQDALRRDLTINSLFYNINTKSIEDWTNRGVEDLKCGKIASPLPPKDTFMEDPLRVLRAIRFGARFGFILDEQLKEAAACDEVKAALSAKISRERIGAEIDLMMSGNQPAQAMTYICDLKLFWVVFSLHPQCEPSEGCDSDCVAYLDCTWNLIQLVGHSTFNDEQRRLSFYAAMFLPLRKTMYNDRKAKDVPVVNYIFRDSLKQRVSDAETVINLHNALEKFLSLLPHFVPNGDVKLAEVDLGREYVDVPLTSKESKLRVLTGFLLREIKDFWQVALLMSTLLYPTNVLDKNLKPEDRRALFVEAERAINNLGLDKVWDVKPLLNGKEIMDALQLKSGGPLVSKWQRKLLAWQLAHPLGTAEECLKWLKETHSSCTRSAGDMEELNGPNNKKVKLKIVTN, encoded by the exons ATGGCCTTTTTGTTTTCACACAGGGCTCTGCTACTTCAGAAAGCGCTTCCCTTCCACCCATTTCCTCAG GGAGCAAGGTTGAAAGCCACATTTTCTGTGGGAGTTCCTTTTGGACTCTCTCCGAAATCGAGGCAGAAGGGGACTCTGCAAGGGACCCGATTATCAGGCTCAGAAGGAGCAACGATGGTGATGTCTACGCCAACTTTACATGTGAGAGACACCATTGAACTTGATGAAACTGAAGAGAAGATCTTTGAAAGGCTGCTTGGGACGCTTGACCATTATGGACTTAAGACTGAGCTTCGTGTCGCAGGTGGATGGGTCCGTGATAAG CTTCTGGGAAAAGAGTGCAAGGACATTGACATTGCTTTGAAAGATATGATGGGCAGCAAGTTTGTTGAGAAGGTGAGAGACTACTTGTTGTCTGTGGGGGAAGAGGTTCAAGGAATCGCTATCATTCCAAG TAATCCCGATCAATCAAAACATTTGGAAACGGCGAGGATGCGCATCTTAAATGTATGGGTTGATTTTGTGAACTTACGTTGTGAAGAGTACAGTGATGATAGCCGCATTCCCACTATG CAAAAGTATGGCACACCAGAACAGGATGCACTGAGAAGGGATCTAACTATTAACAG CTTATTTTACAATATCAATACCAAATCCATTGAAGATTGGACTAATAGAG gaGTTGAAGATCTAAAATGTGGGAAAATTGCTAGTCCTTTACCACCAAAGGATACATTTATGGAGGATCCGCTACGAGTTCTTCGAGCTATCCGTTTTG GTGCAAGGTTCGGATTCATACTCGATGAACAACTAAAGGAAGCTGCTGCCTGTGATGAAGTGAAAGCTGCTCTATCAGCTAAAATTAGCAGAGAGCGAATTGGAGCTGAA ATTGATCTGATGATGTCTGGAAACCAACCTGCCCAAGCTATGACCTATATATGTGACTTGAAGTTATTTTGGGTTGTCTTCAGTCTTCATCCACAGTGTGAGCCATCAGAAGGATGCGACAG CGATTGTGTTGCGTACTTGGATTGTACTTGGAATCTTATTCAATTAGTGGGGCACTCTACCTTCAAT gaCGAACAAAGAAGGCTCTCCTTTTATGCTGCAATGTTCCTTCCACTTAGGAAGACCATGTATAATGATAGGAAAGCAAAAGAT GTTCCTGTCgtgaattatattttcagagACTCCCTTAAACAAAGAGTCAGCGATGCTGAAACT GTTATTAATTTACACAAtgcattggagaagtttttGTCTTTGCTTCCTCACTTTGTACCAAATGGGGATGTAAAACTCGCCGAAGTTGATTTGGGAAGAGAATATGTTGATGTGCCTCTTACATCGAAAGAATCAAAACTCCGAGTGTTAACAG GGTTTCTTTTACGagaaattaaagatttttggcAAGTTGCTTTGCTGATGTCTACACTTTTATATCCCACCAACGTCTTAGACAAGAATCTCAAACCAGAAGATCGCAGAGCATTGTTTGTAGAAGCTGAAAGGGCCATAAATAATCTAG GTCTAGATAAAGTCTGGGATGTAAAGCCATTACTTAATGGAAAGGAAATCATGGATGCTTTGCAGCTTAAATCTGGAGGACCACTCGTCAGTAAATGG CAAAGGAAGCTACTTGCATGGCAGCTTGCTCATCCTTTGGGGACTGCAGAGGAATGCCTCAAGTGGCTGAAGGAAACACACTCTTCATGTACTAGATCTGCTGGAGATATGGAGGAACTGAATGGACCCAACAACAAGAAAGTAAAACTGAAGATTGTGACTAATTAG
- the LOC112196881 gene encoding tRNA nucleotidyltransferase cca2 isoform X2 has product MAFLFSHRALLLQKALPFHPFPQGARLKATFSVGVPFGLSPKSRQKGTLQGTRLSGSEGATMVMSTPTLHVRDTIELDETEEKIFERLLGTLDHYGLKTELRVAGGWVRDKLLGKECKDIDIALKDMMGSKFVEKVRDYLLSVGEEVQGIAIIPSNPDQSKHLETARMRILNVWVDFVNLRCEEYSDDSRIPTMQKYGTPEQDALRRDLTINSLFYNINTKSIEDWTNRGVEDLKCGKIASPLPPKDTFMEDPLRVLRAIRFGARFGFILDEQLKEAAACDEVKAALSAKISRERIGAEIDLMMSGNQPAQAMTYICDLKLFWVVFSLHPQCEPSEGCDSDCVAYLDCTWNLIQLVGHSTFNDEQRRLSFYAAMFLPLRKTMYNDRKAKDVPVVNYIFRDSLKQRVSDAETVINLHNALEKFLSLLPHFVPNGDVKLAEVDLGREYVDVPLTSKESKLRVLTGLDKVWDVKPLLNGKEIMDALQLKSGGPLVSKWQRKLLAWQLAHPLGTAEECLKWLKETHSSCTRSAGDMEELNGPNNKKVKLKIVTN; this is encoded by the exons ATGGCCTTTTTGTTTTCACACAGGGCTCTGCTACTTCAGAAAGCGCTTCCCTTCCACCCATTTCCTCAG GGAGCAAGGTTGAAAGCCACATTTTCTGTGGGAGTTCCTTTTGGACTCTCTCCGAAATCGAGGCAGAAGGGGACTCTGCAAGGGACCCGATTATCAGGCTCAGAAGGAGCAACGATGGTGATGTCTACGCCAACTTTACATGTGAGAGACACCATTGAACTTGATGAAACTGAAGAGAAGATCTTTGAAAGGCTGCTTGGGACGCTTGACCATTATGGACTTAAGACTGAGCTTCGTGTCGCAGGTGGATGGGTCCGTGATAAG CTTCTGGGAAAAGAGTGCAAGGACATTGACATTGCTTTGAAAGATATGATGGGCAGCAAGTTTGTTGAGAAGGTGAGAGACTACTTGTTGTCTGTGGGGGAAGAGGTTCAAGGAATCGCTATCATTCCAAG TAATCCCGATCAATCAAAACATTTGGAAACGGCGAGGATGCGCATCTTAAATGTATGGGTTGATTTTGTGAACTTACGTTGTGAAGAGTACAGTGATGATAGCCGCATTCCCACTATG CAAAAGTATGGCACACCAGAACAGGATGCACTGAGAAGGGATCTAACTATTAACAG CTTATTTTACAATATCAATACCAAATCCATTGAAGATTGGACTAATAGAG gaGTTGAAGATCTAAAATGTGGGAAAATTGCTAGTCCTTTACCACCAAAGGATACATTTATGGAGGATCCGCTACGAGTTCTTCGAGCTATCCGTTTTG GTGCAAGGTTCGGATTCATACTCGATGAACAACTAAAGGAAGCTGCTGCCTGTGATGAAGTGAAAGCTGCTCTATCAGCTAAAATTAGCAGAGAGCGAATTGGAGCTGAA ATTGATCTGATGATGTCTGGAAACCAACCTGCCCAAGCTATGACCTATATATGTGACTTGAAGTTATTTTGGGTTGTCTTCAGTCTTCATCCACAGTGTGAGCCATCAGAAGGATGCGACAG CGATTGTGTTGCGTACTTGGATTGTACTTGGAATCTTATTCAATTAGTGGGGCACTCTACCTTCAAT gaCGAACAAAGAAGGCTCTCCTTTTATGCTGCAATGTTCCTTCCACTTAGGAAGACCATGTATAATGATAGGAAAGCAAAAGAT GTTCCTGTCgtgaattatattttcagagACTCCCTTAAACAAAGAGTCAGCGATGCTGAAACT GTTATTAATTTACACAAtgcattggagaagtttttGTCTTTGCTTCCTCACTTTGTACCAAATGGGGATGTAAAACTCGCCGAAGTTGATTTGGGAAGAGAATATGTTGATGTGCCTCTTACATCGAAAGAATCAAAACTCCGAGTGTTAACAG GTCTAGATAAAGTCTGGGATGTAAAGCCATTACTTAATGGAAAGGAAATCATGGATGCTTTGCAGCTTAAATCTGGAGGACCACTCGTCAGTAAATGG CAAAGGAAGCTACTTGCATGGCAGCTTGCTCATCCTTTGGGGACTGCAGAGGAATGCCTCAAGTGGCTGAAGGAAACACACTCTTCATGTACTAGATCTGCTGGAGATATGGAGGAACTGAATGGACCCAACAACAAGAAAGTAAAACTGAAGATTGTGACTAATTAG
- the LOC112196881 gene encoding tRNA nucleotidyltransferase cca2 isoform X3: protein MVMSTPTLHVRDTIELDETEEKIFERLLGTLDHYGLKTELRVAGGWVRDKLLGKECKDIDIALKDMMGSKFVEKVRDYLLSVGEEVQGIAIIPSNPDQSKHLETARMRILNVWVDFVNLRCEEYSDDSRIPTMQKYGTPEQDALRRDLTINSLFYNINTKSIEDWTNRGVEDLKCGKIASPLPPKDTFMEDPLRVLRAIRFGARFGFILDEQLKEAAACDEVKAALSAKISRERIGAEIDLMMSGNQPAQAMTYICDLKLFWVVFSLHPQCEPSEGCDSDCVAYLDCTWNLIQLVGHSTFNDEQRRLSFYAAMFLPLRKTMYNDRKAKDVPVVNYIFRDSLKQRVSDAETVINLHNALEKFLSLLPHFVPNGDVKLAEVDLGREYVDVPLTSKESKLRVLTGFLLREIKDFWQVALLMSTLLYPTNVLDKNLKPEDRRALFVEAERAINNLGLDKVWDVKPLLNGKEIMDALQLKSGGPLVSKWQRKLLAWQLAHPLGTAEECLKWLKETHSSCTRSAGDMEELNGPNNKKVKLKIVTN, encoded by the exons ATGGTGATGTCTACGCCAACTTTACATGTGAGAGACACCATTGAACTTGATGAAACTGAAGAGAAGATCTTTGAAAGGCTGCTTGGGACGCTTGACCATTATGGACTTAAGACTGAGCTTCGTGTCGCAGGTGGATGGGTCCGTGATAAG CTTCTGGGAAAAGAGTGCAAGGACATTGACATTGCTTTGAAAGATATGATGGGCAGCAAGTTTGTTGAGAAGGTGAGAGACTACTTGTTGTCTGTGGGGGAAGAGGTTCAAGGAATCGCTATCATTCCAAG TAATCCCGATCAATCAAAACATTTGGAAACGGCGAGGATGCGCATCTTAAATGTATGGGTTGATTTTGTGAACTTACGTTGTGAAGAGTACAGTGATGATAGCCGCATTCCCACTATG CAAAAGTATGGCACACCAGAACAGGATGCACTGAGAAGGGATCTAACTATTAACAG CTTATTTTACAATATCAATACCAAATCCATTGAAGATTGGACTAATAGAG gaGTTGAAGATCTAAAATGTGGGAAAATTGCTAGTCCTTTACCACCAAAGGATACATTTATGGAGGATCCGCTACGAGTTCTTCGAGCTATCCGTTTTG GTGCAAGGTTCGGATTCATACTCGATGAACAACTAAAGGAAGCTGCTGCCTGTGATGAAGTGAAAGCTGCTCTATCAGCTAAAATTAGCAGAGAGCGAATTGGAGCTGAA ATTGATCTGATGATGTCTGGAAACCAACCTGCCCAAGCTATGACCTATATATGTGACTTGAAGTTATTTTGGGTTGTCTTCAGTCTTCATCCACAGTGTGAGCCATCAGAAGGATGCGACAG CGATTGTGTTGCGTACTTGGATTGTACTTGGAATCTTATTCAATTAGTGGGGCACTCTACCTTCAAT gaCGAACAAAGAAGGCTCTCCTTTTATGCTGCAATGTTCCTTCCACTTAGGAAGACCATGTATAATGATAGGAAAGCAAAAGAT GTTCCTGTCgtgaattatattttcagagACTCCCTTAAACAAAGAGTCAGCGATGCTGAAACT GTTATTAATTTACACAAtgcattggagaagtttttGTCTTTGCTTCCTCACTTTGTACCAAATGGGGATGTAAAACTCGCCGAAGTTGATTTGGGAAGAGAATATGTTGATGTGCCTCTTACATCGAAAGAATCAAAACTCCGAGTGTTAACAG GGTTTCTTTTACGagaaattaaagatttttggcAAGTTGCTTTGCTGATGTCTACACTTTTATATCCCACCAACGTCTTAGACAAGAATCTCAAACCAGAAGATCGCAGAGCATTGTTTGTAGAAGCTGAAAGGGCCATAAATAATCTAG GTCTAGATAAAGTCTGGGATGTAAAGCCATTACTTAATGGAAAGGAAATCATGGATGCTTTGCAGCTTAAATCTGGAGGACCACTCGTCAGTAAATGG CAAAGGAAGCTACTTGCATGGCAGCTTGCTCATCCTTTGGGGACTGCAGAGGAATGCCTCAAGTGGCTGAAGGAAACACACTCTTCATGTACTAGATCTGCTGGAGATATGGAGGAACTGAATGGACCCAACAACAAGAAAGTAAAACTGAAGATTGTGACTAATTAG